A DNA window from Buttiauxella agrestis contains the following coding sequences:
- the cra gene encoding catabolite repressor/activator, which yields MKLDEIARLAGVSRTTASYVINGKAKQYRVSDKTVEKVMAVVREHNYHPNAVAAGLRAGRTRSIGLVIPDLENTSYTRIANYLERQARQRGYQLLIACSEDQPDNEMRCIEHLLQRQVDAIIVSTSLPPEHPFYQRWANDPFPIIALDRALDRENFISVVGADQEDAEMLASELRTFPAETVLYLGALPELSVSYLREQGFRTAWKDDPREVHFLYANSYEREAAAQLFDKWLETHPMPQALYTTSFALLQGVMDVTLRREGQLPSELAIATFGDNELLDFLQCPVLAVAQRHRDVAERVLELVLASLDEPRKPKAGLTRIRRNLYRRGSLSRR from the coding sequence GTGAAATTGGATGAAATCGCGCGCCTGGCTGGAGTTTCGCGCACCACGGCGAGCTACGTCATCAACGGTAAGGCAAAGCAGTATCGCGTTAGCGATAAGACCGTTGAGAAAGTCATGGCGGTTGTACGCGAACATAACTACCACCCGAATGCGGTGGCCGCAGGACTACGTGCCGGGCGCACGCGTTCTATCGGATTAGTGATTCCAGATCTTGAGAACACCAGTTATACCCGCATCGCTAACTATCTTGAGCGTCAGGCTCGCCAGCGTGGCTACCAACTGCTGATAGCCTGTTCTGAAGATCAGCCTGATAATGAAATGCGTTGCATTGAGCATCTCTTGCAGCGACAGGTTGATGCGATCATCGTTTCTACCTCATTGCCGCCTGAACATCCTTTTTATCAACGTTGGGCAAACGATCCTTTCCCCATTATTGCGCTCGACAGAGCATTAGACCGTGAAAACTTCATCAGTGTCGTCGGTGCCGACCAGGAAGATGCGGAAATGCTGGCCAGCGAGCTGCGTACTTTCCCTGCGGAAACCGTACTTTACCTCGGCGCGCTGCCGGAGCTTTCAGTCAGTTACCTGCGTGAACAAGGTTTCCGTACCGCGTGGAAAGACGACCCGCGGGAAGTGCATTTCTTATATGCTAATAGTTACGAACGTGAAGCCGCAGCGCAGCTATTTGATAAATGGCTGGAAACACACCCCATGCCGCAGGCGTTGTACACCACTTCATTTGCATTATTACAAGGTGTGATGGATGTTACATTGCGTCGTGAAGGGCAACTGCCATCTGAACTGGCGATAGCGACCTTTGGCGATAATGAACTGCTCGATTTCTTGCAATGCCCCGTATTGGCTGTCGCGCAGCGCCACCGCGATGTCGCAGAGCGCGTGCTTGAACTGGTTCTGGCAAGTCTGGATGAGCCTCGTAAACCGAAGGCCGGGTTAACACGTATTCGCCGTAATCTTTATCGCCGTGGTAGTTTGAGCCGCCGCTAA
- the murF gene encoding UDP-N-acetylmuramoyl-tripeptide--D-alanyl-D-alanine ligase — protein MIRVSLSQLATVLNGELHGADADIIDVTTDTRKLTPGCLFVALKGERFDAHDFAQDAVNGGAGALLVSRKLDVNVPQLVVADTHQAFGELAAWVRQQVPTRIVALTGSSGKTSVKEMTAAILRQCGNTLYTAGNLNNDIGVPMTLLRLTPEYEFAVIELGANHQGEIAWTVNLTRPEAALVNNLAAAHLEGFGSLAGVAKAKGEIFAGLPDNGIAILNADNNDWLNWQEVIGERKTWRFSPNATGSDFTATNVHITVHGTEFTIKTPVGNVDVTLPLPGRHNIANALAATSLAMAVGATLEAVKIGLADLKAVPGRLFPIQLSENQLLLDDSYNANVGSMTAAAQVLSEMPGFRVMVVGDMAELGEESVECHRQVGEAAKASGIDCVLSVGTLSEIISQASEVGEHFTDKPSLIVRLKALIAEHSMITILVKGSRSAAMEQVVRALQENGTC, from the coding sequence ATGATTCGCGTTTCCTTGAGCCAACTTGCCACTGTCCTGAATGGAGAGTTGCATGGTGCAGATGCTGACATTATTGATGTCACCACGGACACGCGCAAACTCACGCCAGGGTGTCTGTTTGTTGCACTGAAAGGTGAACGTTTTGATGCTCACGATTTTGCGCAAGATGCAGTGAACGGCGGGGCAGGGGCGTTGTTGGTTAGCCGCAAGCTGGATGTGAATGTTCCACAGCTTGTGGTTGCTGATACGCACCAGGCGTTCGGCGAACTGGCCGCATGGGTTCGCCAGCAAGTGCCAACGCGTATTGTTGCGCTGACCGGCTCTTCCGGCAAAACCTCCGTTAAAGAGATGACCGCCGCAATTTTGCGCCAGTGTGGCAACACGCTGTACACCGCAGGCAACCTCAATAATGATATCGGCGTGCCAATGACGTTGTTACGTCTGACGCCAGAATATGAATTTGCGGTTATTGAGCTGGGTGCTAACCACCAGGGCGAAATTGCCTGGACGGTGAATCTTACCCGCCCGGAAGCAGCTTTGGTCAATAACCTCGCTGCGGCACATCTGGAAGGATTTGGTTCACTTGCCGGTGTTGCGAAAGCAAAGGGTGAGATTTTCGCAGGGCTGCCGGATAACGGTATCGCGATTCTCAATGCAGACAATAACGACTGGCTGAACTGGCAAGAAGTGATTGGCGAACGCAAAACCTGGCGCTTCTCGCCCAATGCCACGGGCAGTGATTTTACTGCGACTAACGTGCATATCACTGTGCATGGCACTGAGTTCACCATCAAAACACCGGTCGGCAATGTAGACGTGACTTTACCGCTTCCGGGTCGTCATAACATCGCCAACGCACTGGCGGCGACGTCGCTTGCGATGGCTGTAGGCGCAACGCTGGAAGCGGTCAAAATTGGCCTTGCCGATCTTAAAGCCGTTCCTGGTCGTCTGTTCCCGATACAACTTTCTGAAAACCAACTTCTGCTTGATGACAGTTACAACGCCAATGTGGGATCGATGACTGCCGCCGCACAGGTGCTGTCTGAAATGCCCGGTTTTCGCGTGATGGTTGTCGGCGACATGGCTGAATTAGGTGAAGAATCTGTTGAGTGCCATCGCCAGGTCGGTGAGGCAGCAAAAGCATCAGGCATTGATTGCGTATTAAGCGTGGGCACACTGAGTGAAATTATCAGTCAAGCCTCTGAAGTTGGCGAACATTTTACCGATAAGCCTTCTTTAATCGTGCGCCTGAAGGCGCTCATCGCCGAGCATTCAATGATAACTATTTTAGTGAAAGGTTCACGTAGTGCCGCTATGGAGCAGGTAGTACGCGCATTACAGGAGAATGGAACATGCTAG
- the rsmH gene encoding 16S rRNA (cytosine(1402)-N(4))-methyltransferase RsmH, whose product MMENFKHTSVLLDEAVNGLNIRQDGIYIDGTFGRGGHSRLILSQLGPEGRLLAIDRDPQAIAAAQAIDDPRFSIIHGPFSELAEYASERDLLGKIDGILLDLGVSSPQLDDAERGFSFMRDGPLDMRMDPTRGQSAAEWLLSADEADIAWVIKTYGEEKFGKRIARAIIERNREQPMTRTKELATVVAAAMPVKDKFKHPATRTFQAIRIWINSELDEIEKALKGSIPTLSPGGRLSIISFHSLEDRIVKRFMRENTRGPQVPAGLPMTEAQLNQLGGRYLKSIGKMMPGDEEVAENPRARSSVLRIAERTNA is encoded by the coding sequence ATGATGGAAAATTTTAAACATACTTCGGTGCTGCTTGATGAGGCCGTGAATGGTCTCAACATTCGTCAGGATGGCATCTACATTGATGGCACATTTGGTCGTGGCGGCCATTCTCGCTTGATTCTTTCCCAATTGGGACCAGAAGGACGCTTGCTGGCTATCGACCGCGATCCGCAAGCTATTGCAGCGGCACAAGCCATCGATGACCCGCGCTTCTCTATCATTCACGGGCCTTTCTCAGAATTAGCCGAGTACGCCAGTGAACGCGATTTGCTGGGCAAAATTGACGGCATTCTGCTGGATCTCGGCGTTTCCTCTCCGCAACTTGACGATGCCGAACGCGGTTTCTCGTTTATGCGTGACGGCCCGCTGGACATGCGTATGGACCCGACTCGTGGTCAATCTGCAGCAGAATGGTTGCTCAGCGCTGACGAAGCGGACATCGCCTGGGTTATCAAAACCTATGGTGAAGAGAAATTCGGCAAGCGTATTGCGCGCGCCATTATTGAGCGCAACCGCGAACAACCCATGACGCGTACCAAAGAACTGGCGACGGTTGTGGCAGCGGCAATGCCGGTGAAAGACAAGTTCAAACACCCGGCCACACGCACATTCCAGGCTATCCGTATTTGGATCAACAGCGAGCTTGATGAGATTGAGAAGGCGCTGAAAGGCTCGATTCCCACTCTGTCTCCAGGCGGTCGCCTGTCGATAATCAGTTTCCACTCTTTGGAAGACCGAATTGTTAAACGTTTTATGCGTGAAAACACCCGTGGACCACAGGTTCCGGCCGGTTTGCCAATGACTGAAGCTCAGTTGAATCAGCTTGGCGGCAGATATTTAAAATCGATTGGCAAAATGATGCCAGGTGATGAAGAAGTGGCGGAAAACCCGCGCGCGCGCAGTTCGGTACTGCGTATCGCTGAAAGGACGAACGCATGA
- the mraY gene encoding phospho-N-acetylmuramoyl-pentapeptide-transferase, with protein sequence MLVWLAEHLVKYYSGFNVFSYLTFRAIVSLLTALFISLWMGPRMIARLQQLSFGQVVRNDGPESHFSKRGTPTMGGIMILTSIVISVLMWAYPSNPYVWCVLFVLVGYGAIGFVDDYRKVVRKDTKGLIARWKYFWMSVIALAVAFTMYSAGKGTPATELVVPFFKDVMPQLGLFYVLLAYFVIVGTGNAVNLTDGLDGLAIMPTVLVAAGFALVAWATGNIKFAGYLHIPYLRHAGELVIVCTAIVGAGLGFLWFNTYPAQVFMGDVGSLALGGALGTIAVLLRQEFLLVIMGGVFVVETLSVILQVGSFKLRGQRIFRMAPIHHHYELKGWPEPRVIVRFWIISLMLVLIGLATLKVR encoded by the coding sequence ATGCTAGTTTGGCTGGCCGAACATTTGGTCAAATATTATTCCGGCTTTAACGTCTTTTCGTATCTGACGTTTCGCGCCATTGTCAGCCTGCTGACTGCTCTGTTCATCTCGTTATGGATGGGGCCGCGCATGATTGCTCGTTTGCAGCAACTTTCTTTCGGCCAGGTTGTGCGTAACGACGGTCCTGAATCCCATTTCAGCAAACGCGGAACGCCAACCATGGGCGGGATCATGATCCTGACCTCGATTGTTATCTCCGTATTGATGTGGGCTTACCCTTCGAACCCATACGTCTGGTGCGTGTTGTTTGTCTTAGTCGGTTACGGTGCGATTGGCTTTGTTGATGACTATCGCAAAGTCGTACGTAAAGACACCAAAGGTTTGATTGCTCGCTGGAAGTATTTCTGGATGTCCGTTATCGCGTTGGCTGTCGCCTTCACGATGTACAGCGCAGGAAAAGGAACGCCAGCCACCGAGCTGGTTGTGCCGTTCTTTAAAGACGTGATGCCGCAGCTTGGCCTGTTCTATGTGCTGCTGGCGTACTTTGTCATCGTTGGCACCGGGAATGCGGTTAACCTGACCGATGGCCTTGATGGCCTGGCGATTATGCCAACTGTGTTGGTGGCTGCGGGCTTTGCGCTGGTCGCCTGGGCTACGGGTAACATTAAGTTCGCCGGATATTTGCATATTCCTTATCTGCGACATGCTGGGGAGCTGGTTATCGTCTGTACGGCGATTGTTGGAGCAGGGCTGGGTTTCTTATGGTTCAACACCTATCCGGCACAAGTCTTCATGGGTGATGTTGGCTCTCTGGCTCTGGGCGGCGCGCTCGGAACCATCGCTGTACTGCTGCGTCAGGAATTCCTGTTAGTGATCATGGGCGGCGTGTTTGTGGTTGAAACGCTGTCGGTGATTTTGCAGGTCGGTTCCTTCAAATTGCGCGGACAGCGCATTTTCCGTATGGCCCCGATTCATCACCATTATGAATTGAAAGGTTGGCCGGAGCCGCGAGTCATTGTGCGCTTCTGGATTATTTCGCTGATGCTTGTTCTGATCGGCCTGGCTACCCTGAAGGTGCGTTAA
- the ilvN gene encoding acetolactate synthase small subunit encodes MRRILSVLLENESGALSRVIGLFAQRGYNIESLTVAPTDDPTLSRMTIQTVGDAKVLEQIEKQLHKLVDVLRVSELVQGAHVEREIMLVKVQASGYGREEVKRNAEIFRGQIIDVTPTLYTVQLAGTSDKLDAFLSTIREVAKIVEVARSGIVGVSRGDKIMR; translated from the coding sequence ATGCGCCGGATATTGTCTGTATTACTCGAAAATGAGTCCGGGGCGCTATCCCGGGTTATTGGCTTATTTGCTCAGCGCGGCTACAACATAGAAAGTTTGACTGTTGCACCGACTGACGATCCCACACTTTCGCGCATGACTATACAAACCGTTGGTGATGCAAAAGTGTTGGAACAGATTGAAAAACAACTTCACAAGCTGGTGGATGTTCTGCGCGTTAGTGAACTGGTGCAGGGCGCTCATGTTGAACGTGAAATCATGCTAGTGAAAGTGCAGGCCAGTGGCTACGGGCGTGAAGAAGTGAAGCGCAATGCGGAAATCTTCCGTGGGCAAATCATTGATGTCACGCCGACGCTTTATACCGTTCAATTAGCGGGGACCAGCGACAAACTGGATGCTTTCCTGAGTACTATCCGTGAAGTGGCAAAAATTGTCGAAGTGGCGCGCTCTGGTATTGTCGGCGTATCCCGCGGCGATAAGATTATGCGCTAG
- the mraZ gene encoding division/cell wall cluster transcriptional repressor MraZ, protein MFRGATLVNLDSKGRLAVPTRYREKLVETSEGQMVCTIDIHHPCLLLYTLPEWEIIEQKLARLSSMNPVERRVQRLLLGHASECQMDSAGRLLLASVLRQHAGLTKEVMLVGQFNKFELWDETTWHQQVKEDIDAEQATTTTLSDRLQDLSL, encoded by the coding sequence ATGTTCCGTGGGGCAACATTAGTCAATCTCGACAGCAAAGGGCGGCTTGCCGTACCTACCCGTTACCGGGAAAAGCTTGTCGAAACCTCTGAAGGTCAGATGGTTTGTACCATCGACATCCATCACCCATGCCTGCTGCTTTATACCCTTCCCGAGTGGGAAATTATTGAACAAAAGCTAGCTCGTCTGTCGAGCATGAACCCGGTAGAGCGTCGCGTGCAGCGACTGTTACTTGGGCATGCCAGTGAATGTCAGATGGATAGCGCCGGGCGATTGTTGTTGGCATCTGTTTTACGCCAACACGCCGGGCTAACCAAAGAAGTGATGCTGGTTGGGCAGTTCAATAAGTTTGAACTGTGGGATGAAACGACCTGGCATCAACAGGTCAAGGAAGACATCGACGCTGAGCAGGCCACGACGACTACGTTGTCGGATAGGCTGCAGGACTTGTCACTATAA
- the ftsL gene encoding cell division protein FtsL, with amino-acid sequence MINKVAETLSKVTGQLSSGERHALPAVIGGDLLRHGKMPLILFSAIIVTAIFVVTTAHHTRLLTAQREQMVVERDALDIEWRNLILEENALGDHSRVERVATEKLQLQHVDPSQENIVVQQ; translated from the coding sequence ATGATTAATAAAGTGGCAGAAACCCTAAGCAAAGTTACTGGTCAATTGAGCAGTGGCGAACGCCATGCATTACCTGCGGTGATTGGTGGTGATTTATTGCGTCATGGGAAAATGCCACTGATTTTGTTCAGCGCCATTATCGTTACCGCCATTTTTGTCGTCACCACCGCGCACCATACCCGCTTGCTTACTGCGCAACGTGAGCAAATGGTGGTTGAGCGTGACGCGCTGGATATTGAATGGCGCAACCTGATTCTGGAAGAAAACGCACTCGGCGATCATAGCCGGGTGGAGCGGGTCGCAACGGAAAAGCTGCAATTGCAGCATGTTGACCCATCGCAGGAAAACATTGTAGTTCAGCAATAA
- a CDS encoding peptidoglycan glycosyltransferase FtsI translates to MRAAAKTLKPKRQEEQANFVSWRFALLCGCILLALVFLLGRVAWLQIIAPDMLVRQGDMRSLRVQEVSTSRGMISDRAGRPLAVSVPVKAIWADPKELHDAGGITLDNRWKALADALKIPLDQLASRVNSNPKGRFIYLARQVNPDIGDYIKKLKLPGIHLREESRRYYPSGEVTAHLIGFTNVDSQGIEGVEKSFDKWLTGQPGERIVRKDRFGRVIEDISSTDSQAAHNLALSIDERLQALVYRELNNAVAFNKAESGSAVLVDVNTGEVLAMANSPSYNPNNLSGTPKDVMRNRTITDVFEPGSTVKPMVVMTALQRGVVRENTVLNTVPYRINGHEIKDVARYSELTLTGVLQKSSNVGVSKLALAMPSSALVDTYSRFGLGKATNLGLVGERSGLYPQKQRWSDIERATFSFGYGLMVTPLQLARVYATIGSYGVYRPLSITKVDPPVPGERIFPEPLVRTVVHMMESVALPGGGGVKAAIKGYRIAIKTGTAKKVGPDGKYVNKYIAYTAGVAPASNPRFALVVVINDPQAGKYYGGAVSAPVFGAIMGGVLRTMNIEPDALATGEKSEFVINQNEGSGGRS, encoded by the coding sequence ATGAGAGCAGCGGCAAAAACGCTTAAACCGAAACGCCAGGAAGAACAGGCCAACTTTGTAAGTTGGCGTTTTGCGTTGCTTTGCGGTTGCATTTTGCTGGCGCTGGTTTTCCTGTTGGGGCGCGTTGCCTGGCTGCAAATCATTGCGCCGGACATGCTGGTACGCCAGGGCGATATGCGTTCCTTGCGTGTGCAGGAAGTCTCAACTTCCCGTGGCATGATTAGCGACCGTGCAGGCCGCCCATTGGCCGTCAGTGTGCCGGTTAAGGCGATTTGGGCTGACCCGAAAGAGTTGCACGACGCAGGCGGCATTACGCTGGATAACCGCTGGAAAGCGTTGGCAGATGCCCTGAAAATCCCTCTCGATCAGCTCGCCTCCCGCGTTAACAGCAACCCGAAAGGTCGCTTTATTTATCTGGCACGCCAGGTAAACCCGGACATTGGCGACTACATCAAAAAACTCAAACTTCCAGGGATTCATCTCCGTGAGGAATCTCGTCGCTATTACCCTTCAGGCGAAGTCACTGCTCACCTCATTGGCTTCACCAACGTCGATAGTCAGGGGATTGAGGGCGTTGAGAAGAGCTTTGATAAATGGCTAACCGGGCAACCGGGCGAGCGCATTGTGCGTAAAGACCGCTTTGGTCGCGTGATTGAAGACATCTCCTCAACCGATAGTCAGGCCGCTCACAACCTTGCGCTAAGCATTGATGAACGCTTACAGGCGCTGGTTTACCGCGAGCTAAACAACGCCGTGGCCTTTAACAAAGCCGAGTCGGGCAGTGCGGTGCTGGTAGATGTGAATACCGGTGAAGTTCTGGCGATGGCAAACAGCCCATCCTACAACCCTAATAATCTGAGCGGCACGCCAAAAGATGTGATGCGTAACCGTACCATCACGGATGTTTTCGAGCCGGGTTCGACAGTTAAACCGATGGTTGTCATGACCGCGCTGCAACGTGGCGTAGTGCGTGAAAATACCGTTCTGAATACCGTGCCGTACCGCATCAATGGTCATGAGATCAAAGATGTGGCGCGCTACAGCGAATTGACCCTTACCGGGGTGCTACAGAAGTCGAGTAACGTCGGGGTTTCAAAACTGGCGTTAGCGATGCCCTCCTCAGCGTTAGTAGATACTTACTCACGTTTTGGATTGGGAAAAGCGACCAACTTGGGGCTGGTCGGAGAACGCAGTGGCTTATATCCGCAAAAACAACGGTGGTCTGACATAGAGAGGGCCACCTTCTCTTTCGGCTACGGGCTAATGGTAACACCGTTACAGTTAGCGCGAGTCTACGCAACGATTGGCAGCTACGGCGTGTATCGCCCACTGTCGATTACGAAGGTTGATCCGCCGGTTCCTGGTGAACGTATTTTCCCGGAACCGCTGGTTCGTACCGTCGTCCATATGATGGAAAGTGTGGCATTACCCGGTGGTGGTGGCGTGAAAGCAGCCATCAAGGGATACCGCATCGCCATTAAAACCGGTACGGCGAAAAAAGTCGGGCCGGATGGAAAATACGTTAACAAATACATTGCTTACACCGCAGGCGTTGCGCCAGCGAGTAACCCTCGATTTGCATTGGTTGTGGTGATCAACGACCCACAAGCAGGGAAATACTACGGTGGTGCCGTCTCTGCACCTGTGTTCGGTGCCATCATGGGCGGCGTTCTGCGCACCATGAATATCGAACCGGATGCTCTGGCGACAGGTGAAAAAAGTGAATTTGTAATTAATCAAAATGAGGGATCAGGTGGCAGATCGTAA
- the murD gene encoding UDP-N-acetylmuramoyl-L-alanine--D-glutamate ligase, which yields MTDYQGKKVVIIGLGLTGLSCVDYFLARGVTPRVMDTRISPPGLDKLPEAVERHTGSLNEDWLLAADLIVASPGIAIAHPALSRAADAGVEIVGDIELFCREAQAPIVAITGSNGKSTVTTLVGEMAKAAGVNVGVGGNIGLPALMLLDPARELYVLELSSFQLETTSSLKAAAATILNVTEDHMDRYPFGLQQYRAAKLRVYENAAVCVVNADDALTMPVRGADVRCISFGVDVGDYHLNHQQGDTWLRVKGEKVLNTKEMKIVGRHNYTNALAALALADAVKLPRSSSLKALTTFTGLAHRFQLALERNGVRWINDSKATNVGSTEAALNGLKVEGTLHLLLGGDGKSADFSSLSQYLQGSAIRLYCFGRDGTELAALRPDVAEQTETMAEAMKLIAARVQPGDMVLLSPACASLDQFKNFEQRGDQFTQLAKELG from the coding sequence ATGACTGATTACCAGGGTAAAAAAGTCGTCATTATTGGATTGGGCCTCACCGGCCTGTCCTGTGTTGACTATTTCCTCGCTCGTGGTGTGACACCGCGTGTGATGGACACCCGCATCTCGCCACCGGGTCTGGATAAATTGCCAGAAGCGGTGGAGCGACACACTGGCTCACTCAATGAAGACTGGTTGTTAGCGGCTGACTTGATTGTTGCCAGCCCTGGTATTGCTATCGCCCATCCAGCCCTTAGCCGTGCGGCAGACGCTGGCGTAGAAATTGTGGGTGATATCGAACTGTTTTGTCGCGAGGCGCAAGCACCGATTGTAGCCATTACCGGTTCCAACGGTAAAAGTACCGTCACGACTTTAGTCGGTGAAATGGCGAAAGCGGCTGGCGTGAATGTGGGCGTGGGTGGAAACATCGGCCTGCCTGCGTTGATGCTGCTTGATCCTGCTCGCGAGCTTTATGTGCTTGAGTTATCCAGCTTCCAGTTAGAAACCACCTCAAGCCTGAAAGCGGCGGCGGCGACCATTCTTAACGTCACCGAAGATCATATGGATAGATATCCCTTCGGGCTGCAACAGTATCGTGCCGCTAAATTGCGCGTTTACGAAAACGCCGCTGTTTGTGTTGTGAATGCCGATGATGCACTGACGATGCCTGTACGTGGTGCAGATGTACGCTGCATTAGCTTTGGTGTGGATGTCGGCGATTACCACCTGAATCATCAGCAAGGCGATACCTGGCTGCGTGTGAAGGGTGAGAAAGTGCTGAACACCAAAGAAATGAAAATCGTGGGCCGCCACAACTACACCAACGCACTTGCAGCGCTGGCACTGGCTGATGCGGTGAAACTCCCGCGCTCCAGCAGTCTGAAAGCATTGACCACCTTTACAGGCCTTGCGCACCGCTTCCAGCTTGCATTGGAACGTAACGGCGTGCGTTGGATTAACGACTCGAAAGCAACCAACGTCGGTAGCACAGAGGCGGCGCTGAACGGCTTGAAAGTTGAAGGTACATTGCATCTGTTGTTAGGTGGCGATGGTAAATCGGCTGATTTCTCGTCCCTCAGCCAGTATCTGCAAGGCTCTGCAATTCGACTGTATTGTTTTGGCCGCGACGGAACTGAGCTTGCGGCACTGCGCCCTGATGTTGCCGAGCAAACTGAAACTATGGCTGAGGCGATGAAATTGATTGCCGCCCGTGTTCAACCGGGTGACATGGTTCTGTTATCACCAGCATGCGCCAGCCTCGATCAGTTCAAAAACTTTGAACAGCGTGGCGACCAGTTTACTCAACTTGCGAAGGAGCTTGGCTGA
- the murE gene encoding UDP-N-acetylmuramoyl-L-alanyl-D-glutamate--2,6-diaminopimelate ligase yields the protein MADRNLRDLLAPWVPEFPSRVLREMTLDSRVAASGDLFVAVVGHQADGRRYIPQAIAQGVAAVVAEAEGEATDGEIREMHGVPVIYLSQLHQRLSALAGRFYHQPSSALRLVGVTGTNGKTTTAQLLAQWSQLLGETSAVMGTVGNGLLGQVKPTENTTGSAVDVQQVLANLAEQGASFAAMEVSSHGLVQHRVAALKFAASVFTNLSRDHLDYHGDMAGYEAAKWLLFSEHDYGHAVINADDEVGRKWLARLPDAVAVTMENNLQPGCRGRWLKATNVHYHDGGATVQFSSSWGDGEIESRLMGAFNVSNLLLALATLLVLDYPINELLKTAPSLQPVCGRMEVFSAPGKPTVVVDYAHTPDALEKALQAARLHCSGKLWCVFGCGGDRDKGKRPIMGGIAEQYADVVVVTDDNPRTEEPKAIVADILVGMLDAGRAHVVSGRAEAVTNAIMQAKENDVVLVAGKGHEDYQIVGTQRLDYSDRITAARLLGVLA from the coding sequence GTGGCAGATCGTAATTTGCGCGACCTTCTCGCTCCGTGGGTGCCAGAGTTCCCTTCGAGAGTACTGCGAGAAATGACACTCGATAGCCGCGTGGCGGCTTCGGGCGACCTTTTTGTGGCTGTAGTCGGTCATCAGGCGGACGGGCGTCGATATATCCCGCAGGCAATAGCGCAAGGTGTGGCCGCTGTTGTTGCTGAAGCTGAAGGCGAAGCAACCGACGGCGAAATCCGTGAAATGCACGGTGTGCCCGTGATTTATCTGAGCCAACTGCATCAACGTCTTTCTGCCCTGGCTGGGCGTTTTTACCACCAGCCCTCGAGTGCATTGCGCCTGGTTGGCGTAACTGGCACTAACGGCAAAACCACTACGGCTCAATTGTTGGCGCAGTGGAGCCAGTTATTAGGCGAAACCAGTGCGGTGATGGGTACTGTGGGCAATGGCCTGCTGGGTCAAGTCAAACCAACCGAAAATACCACTGGCTCTGCCGTTGATGTACAGCAAGTGCTTGCTAACCTGGCTGAACAGGGGGCGAGTTTTGCCGCAATGGAAGTTTCTTCCCATGGCCTGGTTCAGCACCGGGTTGCTGCCCTGAAATTTGCCGCTAGCGTGTTCACTAACCTGAGCCGCGATCACCTTGATTACCATGGCGATATGGCGGGATATGAAGCGGCTAAATGGCTGCTGTTTTCAGAGCACGATTACGGCCATGCCGTTATTAATGCTGATGATGAAGTCGGACGCAAATGGCTGGCGCGTTTGCCAGATGCCGTTGCTGTTACGATGGAAAATAATTTACAGCCTGGCTGTCGTGGCCGCTGGTTGAAAGCAACCAATGTGCATTATCACGATGGCGGGGCGACCGTTCAGTTCAGCTCCTCCTGGGGTGACGGGGAAATCGAAAGCCGCCTGATGGGGGCTTTTAACGTCAGCAACCTGTTGTTGGCGCTCGCGACTTTGCTGGTTCTTGATTACCCAATCAACGAATTGCTGAAAACGGCACCAAGCCTGCAACCTGTTTGCGGCCGCATGGAAGTATTCAGTGCTCCGGGTAAACCGACAGTAGTGGTGGATTATGCCCACACGCCGGATGCCCTTGAGAAAGCACTGCAAGCCGCTCGTTTACATTGCAGCGGCAAGCTGTGGTGTGTGTTCGGCTGCGGCGGCGACCGCGATAAAGGCAAGCGCCCAATTATGGGTGGCATAGCCGAGCAATATGCGGATGTAGTGGTCGTTACCGATGACAACCCGCGTACCGAAGAGCCGAAAGCCATTGTTGCCGATATCCTGGTTGGCATGCTGGATGCGGGTCGTGCTCATGTGGTTTCCGGGCGCGCCGAAGCAGTAACAAACGCCATTATGCAGGCGAAAGAGAATGATGTGGTTCTGGTGGCAGGCAAAGGTCACGAGGATTATCAGATTGTGGGAACGCAGCGCCTGGATTACTCCGACCGCATTACCGCCGCTCGCTTGTTGGGGGTTTTGGCATGA